In the Sulfuricurvum kujiense DSM 16994 genome, one interval contains:
- a CDS encoding Crp/Fnr family transcriptional regulator, with translation MDFNQAAKKLSLFQGLSSRDLELIAAQSSIRSFEKGELLFYEGDDLPYWYFVVDGILRSYKLSHDEHEISICYNESSMALSDIRFENNRYITRTFGTIEAQSKGTLIGIKTSALSLLFTQSPEFALRCFHSVLVSVENYQRTFFNNMVLDAMGKVAFMLAHELDKFNRLKKQEIATLLNIQPETLSRLLGKLVRKEIIAIDGSVSILDANALKSLYN, from the coding sequence ATGGATTTTAACCAAGCGGCTAAAAAACTCTCTTTGTTTCAAGGACTCTCTTCACGTGATCTGGAATTGATTGCAGCGCAATCATCTATACGATCATTTGAGAAAGGAGAGCTCCTTTTTTATGAGGGAGATGATCTGCCGTATTGGTATTTTGTGGTCGATGGAATCTTACGCTCCTATAAACTTTCTCATGATGAACATGAAATTTCAATCTGTTATAACGAATCCTCGATGGCACTGAGTGACATCCGTTTCGAGAACAATCGCTACATTACTAGAACCTTCGGTACCATCGAAGCGCAAAGCAAAGGGACATTGATCGGGATAAAAACCTCGGCTTTATCACTATTATTTACGCAAAGCCCTGAATTTGCTCTACGTTGTTTTCACAGTGTTTTGGTGAGTGTGGAGAACTATCAGCGGACGTTTTTTAACAATATGGTACTCGATGCAATGGGAAAAGTAGCCTTTATGCTTGCCCATGAACTGGATAAATTTAACCGGCTCAAAAAACAGGAAATTGCAACATTGCTTAACATACAGCCGGAAACTCTGTCGCGTTTACTGGGAAAACTCGTTCGTAAAGAGATCATTGCTATTGATGGATCAGTGAGTATCTTAGATGCTAATGCACTTAAATCACTGTATAATTAG
- a CDS encoding type IV pili methyl-accepting chemotaxis transducer N-terminal domain-containing protein, which produces MKKITSRIKIISFILSLLLVSLIAITVYMNEQSKHDGYVIHIVGKERMLTQKMAKELFLNLHRTSAEFLAFDEAKNEFMLNLRSLLSGTQDGKITRPPTDEIALRLEKIGSLSDRFFILAETIKVKIELNSIPSEAEISELYEVNNLLLNEIDTTVHAYTAASEEKIERLQWIQYIGAFATLIAVIGSILLSKKIDEEFDRFLSNAKEVSQIRCDDLHTEPRISTESQSELMQAESDMKTFLLHVEKVVHRAQSALIESQNTLVQIEDAARTMEQQLSQTSLSDPSKAEIEDYIDISENLTINSLEKIANTQQMLDKFQGMLDKIVVKMEQNDSHS; this is translated from the coding sequence ATGAAAAAAATAACCTCTCGAATAAAAATTATCAGTTTTATTCTTTCATTATTACTTGTCAGTTTGATCGCCATTACCGTTTACATGAACGAGCAAAGCAAACATGATGGCTACGTCATCCACATTGTCGGTAAAGAGCGGATGTTAACCCAAAAAATGGCAAAAGAGCTTTTTTTAAATCTTCACCGTACGTCGGCTGAATTTTTAGCTTTTGATGAAGCAAAAAACGAGTTTATGCTTAACCTCAGATCATTGCTTAGCGGCACACAAGATGGAAAAATTACCCGACCTCCAACTGATGAGATTGCACTACGTCTTGAAAAAATAGGCAGCCTAAGCGATCGATTTTTTATATTAGCTGAAACGATCAAAGTCAAAATAGAATTGAATTCAATCCCGAGCGAGGCAGAGATATCGGAGCTCTATGAAGTGAACAATCTTCTTTTAAATGAGATTGATACTACCGTACATGCCTATACGGCTGCTTCTGAAGAGAAAATAGAGCGACTCCAGTGGATTCAGTACATCGGAGCGTTTGCAACACTCATCGCAGTTATCGGCAGTATCCTGCTGAGTAAAAAGATTGACGAGGAGTTCGACCGCTTTTTGAGCAATGCCAAAGAGGTTTCACAAATTCGTTGTGATGATCTTCATACAGAGCCTCGCATCTCTACAGAGTCACAAAGCGAGCTGATGCAAGCCGAATCGGATATGAAAACCTTTTTATTGCATGTTGAAAAAGTGGTCCATCGAGCGCAAAGTGCGTTGATTGAATCACAAAACACATTGGTACAAATCGAAGACGCGGCAAGAACGATGGAACAGCAGCTTTCACAAACATCACTCAGTGATCCATCTAAAGCAGAAATCGAAGACTATATCGATATAAGTGAAAATCTAACGATCAACTCTCTCGAAAAAATAGCGAACACACAGCAAATGCTCGATAAATTCCAAGGGATGTTAGATAAAATCGTGGTCAAAATGGAGCAGAACGATTCACATTCTTGA
- the moaA gene encoding GTP 3',8-cyclase MoaA, whose translation MLVDRFKRHVTYLRVSVTERCNFRCRYCMAEKPFSWVPKENLLSYEELFAFIKIGIDNGIQKIRLTGGEPTTRENLDELIAMIHSYAPDVDIGLTTNGYLLPSLAHKLKKAGLRRVNISLDSLDRNTLHYIAQKDVLPEILQGIEAAVEAGLSVKINSVILRNINENEVVSLFNYAQSIHAQIRYIEYMENSHATNTLQGLRSDEIIDILGKSIPFIPIEKELGGPANLYETADGYRFGTIEPHRHDFCSTCDRLRLSAEGDLIGCLYFEGAKSIKEAIREGNDAETKAILNDVVYNKPEKNMWGVENFEVSSRAFYRTGG comes from the coding sequence ATGTTGGTTGATCGATTCAAACGTCATGTGACCTATCTTCGGGTTTCAGTTACCGAGCGGTGCAATTTTCGCTGCCGCTACTGTATGGCAGAAAAACCCTTTAGTTGGGTGCCTAAAGAAAATTTACTAAGTTATGAAGAACTTTTTGCATTTATTAAAATTGGCATCGACAACGGAATACAGAAAATTCGTCTTACCGGAGGAGAACCGACGACACGTGAGAATCTCGATGAGCTGATCGCAATGATCCACTCATATGCACCCGATGTAGATATCGGGTTAACCACCAACGGGTATTTGCTACCATCTCTCGCCCATAAACTTAAAAAAGCCGGATTACGCCGAGTCAATATTTCTCTCGATTCATTGGATCGTAACACTCTCCATTATATCGCCCAAAAAGATGTTCTTCCCGAAATTCTTCAGGGAATAGAAGCCGCGGTAGAGGCGGGTTTATCCGTGAAAATCAACAGTGTCATTTTACGAAACATCAATGAAAATGAAGTCGTATCCTTGTTTAACTACGCGCAATCCATCCATGCACAGATTCGTTATATCGAATACATGGAAAATTCACATGCCACCAATACACTTCAAGGATTAAGAAGTGATGAAATTATCGATATTTTAGGGAAGAGCATCCCTTTTATACCCATCGAAAAAGAACTTGGCGGACCGGCGAATCTATACGAAACCGCAGATGGTTACCGTTTTGGAACGATTGAGCCGCATCGTCACGATTTTTGCAGTACATGTGATCGTCTACGCCTGAGTGCTGAGGGAGATTTGATTGGATGTCTCTATTTTGAAGGTGCAAAAAGTATCAAAGAAGCCATTCGAGAGGGCAATGATGCAGAAACCAAAGCTATTTTGAACGACGTCGTCTACAACAAACCTGAAAAAAATATGTGGGGAGTTGAGAACTTCGAAGTCTCATCTCGTGCATTCTATCGAACTGGCGGATAA
- a CDS encoding recombinase family protein produces MLIGYARVSKSDDSQVLDLQIDALLQAGVNQESIYTDKISGIKDERPGLENCLKALREEDILVVWKLDRLGRNLKHLINTIDDLNKRNIGFKVLSGQGVNIDTTTSAGKMMFSIFGAFAEFERDLIRERTIAGLQAARARGRKGGRKFNLTKSQVRLAEASMKNRDTSVKELCAELGITRPTLYKYIGPNGELRDFAKRVLEITN; encoded by the coding sequence ATGCTTATCGGTTATGCAAGAGTTTCAAAATCTGATGACTCTCAAGTTTTAGATTTACAAATCGATGCACTTCTCCAAGCGGGTGTAAATCAAGAAAGTATTTACACCGATAAAATTTCAGGGATCAAAGACGAAAGACCCGGCTTGGAAAATTGCTTGAAAGCTTTACGAGAAGAAGATATTTTAGTTGTCTGGAAGCTTGACCGTCTTGGCAGAAATCTCAAGCATCTTATCAATACTATTGATGATTTAAACAAAAGAAATATAGGATTTAAAGTTTTAAGCGGACAAGGTGTTAATATTGATACAACCACTTCTGCCGGAAAAATGATGTTCTCAATTTTTGGTGCTTTTGCAGAATTTGAGAGAGACTTAATCAGAGAAAGAACAATAGCCGGACTTCAAGCTGCAAGAGCAAGAGGAAGAAAAGGTGGAAGAAAGTTTAACCTTACCAAGTCACAAGTAAGATTAGCGGAAGCAAGTATGAAAAATAGAGATACCAGTGTAAAAGAACTTTGTGCTGAGTTGGGGATTACAAGGCCTACTCTTTATAAATATATTGGACCGAATGGGGAGCTAAGAGATTTTGCCAAGAGAGTGCTAGAAATCACTAATTAA